A region of Catharus ustulatus isolate bCatUst1 chromosome 9, bCatUst1.pri.v2, whole genome shotgun sequence DNA encodes the following proteins:
- the RGS21 gene encoding regulator of G-protein signaling 21, with translation MPVKCCFHRSNTAENMAWSESVDTVLANKEGLAAFRTFLKSEFSEENVEFWLACEDFKRTKSSTKIASKAQKIYSDFIRADAPKEINIDFHTKNDISQHMSEPTLSCFDAAQSSIYSLMAKDSFPRFLRSDLYKELVQKHQDRNQKRWLPFL, from the exons ATGCCAGTGAA GTGTTGTTTCCACAGgtcaaacactgcagaaaacatGGCCTGGTCTGAGTCTGTGGATACAGTACTGGCCAATAAAG AGGGCCTGGCAGCTTTTCGGACATTTTTGAAGTCTGAGTTCAGTGAGGAGAATGTGGAGTTCTGGTTGGCCTGCGAGGACTTCAAGAGAACCAAATCCTCCACCAAGATTGCCTCGAAAGCCCAAAAGATTTATTCTGACTTTATACGAGCTGATGCTCCAAAGGAG ATCAACATTGACTTCCACACCAAGAATGACATCTCCCAGCACATGTCAgagcccaccctgagctgctttgatgctgctcagagctccatctaCTCTCTCATGGCCAAGGACTCTTTCCCCAGGTTCCTGAGGTCAGACCTGTACAAGGAGCTGGTGCAGAAGCACCAGGACAGGAACCAGAAGAGGTGGCTCCCATTTCTGTGA
- the RGS1 gene encoding regulator of G-protein signaling 1, with product MPGFFFSHSNMTELNGKEDCKLAEGKVHKKKQKVFGADLKSYLKCMVPHIESGIKTSNSRNVMLSAEEVIQWSQSLEKLLASQSGQGVFREFLKSEFSEENIEFWLACEDYKKTKSDHLHGKAERIYAEFVQSDAIKQINIDYQMREATAKKAQDPTHTSFDEVQKTVYILMERDSYPRFLKSKSYLNLLNQLQTNTSK from the exons ATGCCAGGCTTCTTCTTCTCACACAGCAACATGACTGAGCTAAATGGAAAAGAAGACTGCAAGCTCGCAGAAGGCAAAGTCcataaaaagaagcaaaaggtTTT TGGTGCAGATCTCAAAAGTTATTTGAAGTGCATGGTGCCACATATTGAATCTGGGATCAAGACTTCCAACTCCAGGAACGTCAT GCTTTCAGCAGAGGAAGTTATTCAGTGGTCACAGTCTTTGGAAAAGCTCCTGGCCAGCCAAA gTGGTCAAGGTGTCTTTCGGGAGTTCCTGAAGTCCGAGTTCAGCGAGGAAAACATCGAGTTCTGGCTGGCTTGTGAGGATTACAAGAAAACCAAGTCTGATCACTTACATGGCAAAGCAGAGAGGATTTATGCTGAGTTTGTCCAGTCAGATGCCATTAAGCAG atcAATATTGACTATCAGATGAGGGAAGCAACAGCCAAAAAGGCTCAAGACCCAACTCACACAAGTTTTGATGAGGTCCAGAAAACAGTGTACATCCTTATGGAAAGAGACTCGTAtcccagatttttaaaatccaaatccTACCTGAACCTTTTGAACCAGCTGCAAACCAACACTTCAAAATGA